In Nocardioides daphniae, the DNA window TGCTCTCGGCCGCCCGCACCGCCTCGCCCGTGCAGGCCGAGCGGCTCGCCGCCGCAGCCCGCGGGGTCGACGACCACCTGGCCCTGCTCACCGGGCTCCCGCGGCCCGAGCGCCAGGTCGAGCTGCGCGACGGCGTCCTCGGCGAGATCCTCACCGAGCTGGCGCTCACGTGCGACGTGGTCGTCGACACCGGCGCCGACCTGCTGGCGCCCCACGGTCTGCGTGACGGGGTCGCCGGGCTCACCCTGGAGGCGCTCGAGTCGGCCGACGAGGTGGTCGTCGTGGGGGCGGCCGACCCGGTCGGCCTGGCCCGCCTCGCGCGTGGCCTGGTGCAGCTGCGGGAGGGCTGGAGCGACACCCCGGTCCGGGTCGTCGTCAACCGGATGCGCCCCTCGCTGGGCTGGTCGCGCGCCGACGTCGCCGCCATGGTCGAGGGCTTCGCCTCGGTCTCCTCGCTGCACTTCCTGCCCGACGACCGGCAGGCCGTCGACCGTGCGCTCGTCGCGGCCCGCAGCGTGGCGCACGAGGAGGGGAGTGCGTTGGCCGGCGGCGTACGCGAGCTCGTCGACGCCCTGCACCCCGACACCTACCGCGCGCAGCCGCGCGGGGCCGGGTGGCCGCGGCTCAGGAGGCGAACAGCAGGAACAGTCCGCCAGCGGTGAAGGCCACCATCGCGACGAGCAGCGAGAGCTGACCACGCACCTGGTGCTCCTTGGGCAGCAGCGTCATGGCCCGGTCGTGCGAGGCGACCGCACCCAGCACGTGGCCGGTGACCACCGCGACGACCTTCATCACCGCCAGCGCCGTGGCCTGGTAGGCGATGGAGTGGTTGACCGCCCACCCGCCGGTGCCGAACCAGTCGTCGCCGCGCGACAGTGGGTCGCTCATCTGGATGACCGTGGTCTGGCCGAGCACGACCAGGTAGGAGAAGTAGTGGGCGACCATGTAGCCCACCACGATCGGCGGCGTCATCGAGTGCGCGTAGCGACGCGGCAGGTCGAGGCGGCGCGCGCCCGGCGCCAGGCCGGTCGCCATCGTGCCGAGCGTGAGGATCGCCCCGGCGAGCAGGACGAAGCCGGCCAGCGCGAGGTTGTTGAGCAGCGTCTGGTCGATCTCGTTGGTCTGGAGGAACTTCACCCACGGCGGTGACTCCCGGAAGGAGTCGTAGGCGGTGCTGCCCAGCAGGACCGCCATCACCGCGGGCAGCCCCGGGCTGGGGGGCGTGGAGGCGAGGTTGCGCAGGGGGGAGACCAGCACCAGCCGGCCGTCGGCGCGACGTCCCCACACCGACAGCCTGGCCAGCAGCGAGGAGTAGACCTCGAAGGGGTCCGCGGCGGCCAGGAAGCGGTTGCCGAAGAGGAGCGCGCCGAGCACCATGGCGACGGCGTAGACGGTGATCCACAGCCGCAGCGTGCCGAGCGCGGTCTGGGAGGGGGAGACGAGCTCGAGCCAGACGAAGGCGTAGAGACCCGCGGCGGCGAGCCACAGGCCGAGCCGCTCGGGGAAGGCGTACAGGCCGGTCTCGGGGTCGACCCGCAGCAAGCGGGAGAGCACCGCGTTGACCGCGCGGAAGGGGCTGAACGCCTTCCACACCGGACCGAGGACGAGGCTGGCCGGGACGATTCCGACCCAGAGCAGCACGTAGACCATGCCGAAGGCCGGGTTGGTCTCCAGGTCCTGACCGGCGACCAGGGTCAGCCCGAGGTAGGCGGAGGCGAGGAGGCCGACGACGGCCATGGCCACCCGCGCGGCCGTGGACTCCACGACGGCCTGGAGCTGCGGCAGGGGCCGCGAGCGCTCCATCGACTCGAAGCGCGGGTTGCGCCAGGCGATGGCCAGGACGACGAAGGAGACGACCAGCGCGGCGACGGCGCCGACGACCGCGAACTCCGCCGGGATGGGCAGGTCCTTGGCGCCGCCCAGGCCGTGGGCGGAGTAGGTGCCGTCCACGTCAGCGGACTTCGAGCTGGAGCACGACCACGTCGGGGTCGTGCAGCTCGACCTCGGCGACCCGGGCTGGTCCAGCGTGGCCTCGATCGTGGTGGTGCCCTCCTCGAACGCCCACTCCTGCTCGGGGTTGGAGTGCACGTGCATCTCACCGGCACGGTCGGCGGTGATCTCGACGGTGAAGGGCTCACCGGCCGGGACCTCGACCCGCTCACCGAGCGGGGAGACCTCGTCGTCGGTGATCGTGATGGAGATCTTCTCCGGCGCCGGGGAGTCGGTCGGCTCGTCCTCGGAGCAGCCGGTCAGCGCCAGCGCCGCGGCCAGGGCCAGGGCAGCCACTCGGGGGGTCGATCGGGATCCAGCCACGCGGGCAGACATCTGGGTGTTTCTCCTCCGGTCGGGATCTTTCTGCCAGAATCCCATGTGCAGGCAAGCAGATGGACGGAAGGGCAGACATGACGGAGCGGCTCCGGCCGCGGGACCTGGCCTTCCTGGCCACGGATTCGCCCTCGACCCCCATGCACAACGCGACCCTCGAGGTCTTCGAGAGCGGCACCCTCGACCACGCCCGGGCCCTCGAGCTGGTCCAGGATCGGATCTCCTACGTGCCCCGCTACCGCCAGCGCCTGCAGTACGTGCCCGGGCAGCTCGCCAACCCGCTGTGGGTCGACGACACCGAGTTCGACCTGACCTACCACGTGCGTCGCTCCGCGCTGCCGCGTCCCGGCACCATGGACCAGCTGCGTGAGCTGACCGCCCGCATCGTCTCGCGTCCCCTCGACCGCAGCCGCCCGCTCTGGGAGGTCTACGTGATCGAGGGCCTCGAGGAGGGGCGCGTCGCGATGCTGTCGAAGTCGCACCAGATCCTCGTCGACGGCGTCGAGACCGTCGACCTCGGCCAGGTCGTCATGGACGTCGACCCCGACCAAGGGCCGCTCGGCCTTGACGAGGAGTGGCGCCCACGGCGTACGCCGACGCCTGCGGCCCTGGTGCTGGGTGCGGTCGCCGACAACCTCGAGTCACCCCGCACCCTCCTCCAGACCGTACGCAGCGGAGCCGGCGCCGTCGGTCGGCGCGCGGAGTCGGTGGCGACCCGGGTCGGCCAGGTGGCCGGAGTCTTCTCGTCGCGCCCTGCGGCGGTCTCGCCGGTCAACGGCGAGCTCTCCCAGCAGCGCCGCATCGTTACCGTGGCCACCGACCTGGCTGACTACCGCACGATCCGTCGGGTGCACCAGACGACCGTCAACGACGTCGTCCTGGCCACCGTCACCGGTGCCCTGCGCGGCTGGCTGATGACCCGCGACGAGGCGCTCTACGGGATCAAGAAGCTGAAGGCCGTCGTGCCGATGTCGGTCATCGACGACGAGCTCGAGGCCACCTCGCTCGGCACCCAGGTGATCGGCCACGAGGTCAACCTGCCGATCGGTGAGGTCAGCCCCGTGGTCCGCCTGCTCCAGGTGAGCTACAGCTTCAACGGCCACCGCGAGACCGGCCGTGCGGTCAGCGCCCAGCGGCTGACCGGCATCGCCGGCTTCGCCCCGACGACCTTCCACGCGCTCGGGTCGCGGGTCGCGGCCCGTGAGCTGCGTCGGGGCTTCCACGTCTCGGTGACCAACGTGCCGGGGCCGCAGTTCCCGCTCTACGCTGCGGGCGCGCAGATGCTGGAGACCTACCCGATCCACCCGCTGCTGCCGGGCCACGCCCTGGCGATCGGGGTGACGTCCTACGACGGCCAGGTCTTCTACGGCATCACCGCCGACCGTGACCTCGTGCCCGACGCCGACGTCCTGGGCCAGTGCCTGCTGGAGACGCTGGAGGAGCTCAAGGACACCGCCACGGACGTACGGCCCCGGGCGCCGCGCGGCCGCAAGAAGAAGGCGGTCAAGAAGTCCGAGCCGGCCGGCCGGAAGCCTGCCCAGAAGCCTGCCCAGAGCCGGGAGAAGAAGTGAGCGTCCGGGTCTACCTGCCCACCACCCGTGCCGGCCTGGCCGCCCTCGTCGGCGGCGACGATGACTGGCGCGCGGTCGCCGGCGCCGAGCCGGTGGTGGCCGAGGGTGACTCCGAGGACGAGGAGTACGCGGCGCTGATGACCGCCGCCGACGCCTCCACCGCCCTCTACGAGACCCTCGGGGAGGCGGGACGACGGCGCGTGGTCGTGGTCGCCGAGGTCGCCTCGCCCGACGCCCCGGTCGGGCTCGGCGACGTCGCGTCGGTGCACCTCGACACCGACGACCGCGCCGCGAACGCGGACCCCGACGACGACCTGGCGTGGTTCGTCCCGGAGGAGCTCCAGCACCTGCTCTGAGGTGCGGAGCCGGGCCCGGCCGTCGCTCAGGCCAGGTGCTTGACGCCGACCTCGTGCTCGGTGCGCAGCGCCGCCTTGAGCAGGTCGACGACGACGCCCTCGAGCTTGCCGCCGACCAGCGGGATCGAGACGGTGACCTCGAGGTCGACGGTCTCGACGGTCCGGCCACCGGCCTCGCGCAGCGAGACCGTGCCGCTGATCTGGCCGGGCTTGCCGGGGATGCCGACGGTGTAGTCGCCCGCGGTGAGGTCGCGCCATGCCTCGCGGTGGACGATCGTGATCTGGTCGCCGACGACCTTCGCGGCCACCGCGGGCACGCCGGTGACGGCCTGGACCCGCTCGACCGTGACGTCGGCGGCGTCGCCGTCGGCGGTCACGGTGACGTCGTGGCTGATGACGCGCTGGCGCTCGCAGACCTTCTCGCGGAAGGCGGGGTCGCGCAGCATGGCAGCCACCTCGGCCAGCGGCGCGTCGTAGGTCAGCTCGTGCTGGAGTCGCTTCGTCATGGGGCCATCATGACGCCTCGCCCGGGGCCGGGTGTTGCCGCGTCCAGAGGCGCCACCTAGGGTCGAGGGCGTGTCGATCAGCAGCACGGAGGCAGAGAAGACGACGGTGCTCTCGCACGCGGCCGACAGGGCGCGGCGAGGGCCGCTTCCTGACGGGGCGTTGGTGGAGGCCTACTTCCGCCACGTCGCCCCGGAGGACGTCGTGGCGCGCGAGGACGAGCTCGTCGACGTGGTGGTCAGCCACCACGACCTGGCGCGGGTGCGGCCGGAGGGCCGAGCCAACCTCAGGGTGAGCGAGGTCGGCGACCGCACGGTGGTCGAGGTGGTCACCGACGACATGCCCTTCCTGGTCGACTCGGTCACGATGGAGCTGGTGCGCCAGCACCGCCCGATCCACCTGGTCGTCCACCCGCGCTGGTCGGTGCGACGGGACGCCGTCGGCACGCTGCTGGACATCGCGCCGGTCGACGACGCCGTGCCTGACCGCGAGAAGGCCCGCAACGAGTCGTGGATCAGGGTCGAGGTCGACCGGGTCGCCGACGAGGACGACGCCGCCGTCCTGGCCGAGGGGCTCGACCGGGTGCTGCGCGACGTGCGTGAGGCCGTCGAGGACTGGCCGCGCATGCGGTCCCATGTCCGCTCCCTGGCCGAGGGGCTGGACGACGTCCCGGCCGACGTGCCCCGCGACGAGGTCGCCGCCGCCCGGGCCCTGCTGGAGTGGCTGGCCGACGACCACTTCACCTTCCTGGGCTGCCGCGAGTACCGCCTCGAGACCCGCGAGGGGGAGAAGGGCGAGGAGCTCTTCCTGCGTCCGGTGCCCGGCTCGGGCCTGGGCATCCTGCGCGACGACCCGGACCTCTCCGTCGAGCCGCCGGCGCTCAGCGAGGCCGGCGAGCGTGCCGCCCGCATGCGTACGCCGCTGGTGCTCACCAAGGCCAACTCGCGCGCCACCGTCCACCGCCGTGCCTACCTCGACTACGTCGGGGTGCGGCTCTTCGCCGAGGACGGCTCGGTCGCCGGCGAGCACCGCTTCCTCGGCCTGCTCTCCTCGGGCGCCTACACCGAGTCGATCCTGCGGATCCCGGTGGTGCGCGAGCGGGCCGCCGCCGTGCTCGCGCGGGTGGGCTTCGACGCCCACTCCCACGCGGGCAAGGAGGTCATCGACATCCTCGAGAACTACCCGCGCGACGAGCTCTTCCACACCAGCGTCGACGACCTCGTGCCGGTCGTGCGCAGCCTCCTGTACGCCGGTCAGCGGCGCCGGTTGGCGGCCTTCGGGCGCCGCGACCCCTTCGGTCGCTTCGTCTCGATCCTCGTGCACCTGCCGCGCGACCGCTACAGCACTGTCGTGCGGGAGCGATTCGCCGAGATCCTGCGCACCGAGCTGGGCGGCGAGGAGGTGGAGTTCTCCGCGCGCGTCGACGAGTCGCCGACGGCGCGGGTCCACTTCGTCCTGCACCCGCCCGCCGGGAAGCGGATCGGCCAGTTCGACGCCGCCGTCATCGAGGAGAAGCTCGCCCAGGCGTCGCGCTCGTGGCGCGACGACTTCGTGGTCGAGGCGACCGGGCCTGACGAGGACGCGCGAGAGCTGCGCACCTGGGCGGAGTCGTTCCCCGAGGGCTACAAGGAGCGTTTCAGCGCCACCGAGGCGGTGGCCGACATGGAGCGCCTCCGCGCGATCACGCCGCCCGCGGCGGAGCGGGGTGGGGAGGGTCACCCGGTCAACGGCTTCGACCTCTCCCTGGTCGAGGAGCCGGTCGACGAGAGCAGCCCGGAGCGTCGCGCGCAGCTCAAGGTCTACCGGGTCGGCGAGGCGATCTCGCTCTCCCACGTGCTGCCGCTGATCTCCTCGCTCGGCGTGGAGGTCGTCGACGAGCGACCGCACCGTCTCGAGGGGCTGGGCGCGACGACGTACGTCTACGAGTTCGGCCTGCGCCACCCCGGCCCGTTGCCCTACTCCGACCCCGACCTGGTGGTCGAGGCGCTGCTCGCGACGTGGCGCGGCCACAACGAGGTCGACGGCCTCAACGGCCTGGTGCTCGACGCCGGCCTGAGCTGGCGCCAGGTCGGGTGGCTGCGGGCGTACGCGAAGTACATGCGGCAGGGCAACAGCCCCTTCGGGCAGGCTTCGATCATCGACGCGCTGCGCGCCAACGTCGAGATCACCCGGATGCTGGTGGAGCTCTTCGAGGTCCGTTTCGACCCGGAGCACGACTGGACGGCCGAGGAGCGCGACACCCGGCAGGAGGAGGTCGAGCAGCGCCTCGCCGAGGCGCTCGACGCCGTCGTCAGCCTCGACCACGACCGCATCCTGCGCTCCTACCTGACCCACCTGCGGGCGACGCTGCGCACCAACGCGTTCCGGGTCGACGAGCACGGCGAGCCCCGGCCCCACCTGGCGCTCAAGCTCGACCCCGCGCGGATCCCCGGCCTGCCGGAGCCGCGCCCGGCGTACGAGATTTTCGTGCACTCGCCGCGCGTCGAGGGCGTCCACCTGCGCTTCGGCTCGGTGGCCCGCGGCGGCCTGCGCTGGTCGGACCGGCGCGACGACTTCCGCACCGAGGTCCTCGGCCTGGTCAAGGCACAGATGGTCAAGAACACCGTGATCGTGCCGGTCGGCGCGAAGGGCGGCTTCTACGCCAAGCAGCTGCCCGACATGTCCGACCGTGAGGCGTGGCTGGCGGAGGGCAAGGAGAGCTACCGCACCTTCATCCGGGGCCTGCTCGACGTCACCGACAACCTGGTCGAGGGCGAGGTCGTGCCGCCCGAGGGCGTGGTGCGCCACGACGGTGACGACTACTACCTGGTGGTGGCGGCCGACAAGGGCACCGCGACCTTCTCCGACATCGCCAACGAGCTCGCCGTCGAGCGCGGCTTCTGGCTCGGCGACGCCTTCGCCTCCGGCGGCTCGGTGGGCTACGACCACAAGGCGATGGGCATCACCGCCCGCGGCGCGTGGGTCTCGGTGCAGCGGCACTTCCGCGAGCGCGGCATCGACTGCCAGACCCAGGAGTTCACCTGCGTCGGCATCGGCGACATGTCCGGCGACGTCTTCGGCAACGGACTGCTCTGCTCCGAGACCACCCGGCTGGTGGCGGCCTTCGACCACCGCGACATCTTCGTCGACCCGCACCCCGACGCCGCGACCTCGTACGCCGAGCGTCGCCGCCTCTTCGAGCTCCCGCGCTCCAGCTGGCAGGACTACGACCGGTCGCTGATCTCCGAGGGTGGCGGGGTCTTCAGCCGCTCCGCGAAGTCGGTGCCGGTCACCCCCCAGATGCGCGAGGTGCTCGGCCTGGACGAGGGCGTCACCTCGCTCGCGCCGACCGACCTGATCCGGGCCGTGCTCACCGCTCCGGTCGACCTGCTGTGGAACGGCGGCGTCGGCACCTACGTGAAGGCGTCGACCGAGTCGCACGCCGACGTCGGTGACAAGAGCAACGACGCGTTGCGCGTCGACGGGCGCGACCTGCGCGCAGCCTGCGTGGGTGAGGGCGGCAACCTCGGCTTCACCCAGGCCGGGCGCATCGAGTACGCCCGGGAGACCGGTGGTGCGATCAACACCGACTTCATCGACAACTCGGCCGGCGTGGACACCTCCGACCACGAGGTCAACATCAAGATCCTGCTCGACCGCGTCGTCGCCACGGGCGCCCTGGACGCCGACCACCGCAACACCCTGCTCGCCTCGATGACCGACGAGGTCGGCGCGCTGGTGCTGCGCGACAACTACGAGCAGAACCTGGCGCTCTCCAACGCGGTCGCGACCGCCCCCGAGATGCTGCACGTGCACGAGGACTGGATGCGGGCGCTCACCTCCCAGGGCGTGCTCAACCGGGAGCTCGAGGGGCTGCCGTCGTCGAAGGAGGTGAAGCGGCGCCTGGAGGCCGGCGAGGGGTTGACCGGTCCGGAGCTCGCGGTGCTGCTGTCGTGGACCAAGATCGTCCTGGCCGACGAGCTGCTCGCCTCCGACATCCCCGACGACCCCTACCTGCGCGGCGACCTGATCGGCTACTTCCCCTCCGCGATGCGCCAGGACTACCGCGCCCAGATGATGGAGCACCCGCTGCGGCGCGAGATCGTCACGACCCAGGTGGTCAACGAGCTGGTCAACGGGGCGGGCCTGACCTACTGGATGCGGCTGGCATCGGAGACCGGGCAGTCGGCGGCCGAGCTGACCCGCGCCAACTTCGTCGCCCGCGAGATCTTCGGCTCCGCGGCGCTGCGGGCCGACGTCGACGCGCTCGACAACGTGCTGCCCGCGACGGTGCAGACCCGGATGCGGATCGAGATGCGCACGCTGGTCGAGCGCACCTCACGCTGGCTGGTCAACCACTACGACCCGCCGATCGACAGCGAGGAGGTCGTCGACGCCCTGAGCGTCCCGGTGCAGCGGCTGATGGCGGCGCTGCCGGAGATCCTCGAGGGCCACGAGCGGACCACGTTCGAGGAGCGGCGCGCGACGTTGACGTCGGCCGGCGTCGACCCTGAGCTGGCCACGCGCGTCGCGGTCCTGCCCGCGGCGTACGCGTTGCTCGGCGTCGTGGCCACCGCGCGCCGCGACGGCGTCGACCCCGAGACGGTCGCGCGCGCCCACTACGCGCTGGGGGAGCGGTTGGGGCTGCCGGTGCTGGTGCGGGCCGTCGTGGCGCTGCCGCGCGGCGACCGGTGGCAGGCGATGGCGCGTGCGGCGCTGCGCGACGACCTGTACGCCGTGCACGCGCGCCTGACCAGCGAGGTGCTGGCCGCGAGTGCCGAGGCGGGCGAGGCGTCCGCGGAGGCTCGCGTCGCGACCTGGGAGGAGCAGCGCGGGGAGCGGGTGGAGACGGCTGTCGCCACCCTGAAGGAGATCATCGGCGAGGAGGAGCCCGACCTGGCCCGGATGTCGGTGGGGCTGCGCGTGGTGCGCAGCCTCCTGGACAACGGCTGAGGGGAGGCGGGCTCAGCTCGCCTTCTTGACCTGCTTCTTCGCGGTGGCCTTGGACGCGGTCTTCTTGGCCGTGGACTTGGAGGCGGCCTTCTCGGCGGTCGTCTTCTTCGCCGCCGTCTTCTTGGTCGCGGTCTTGGCCGTCTTGGCCGTCGTCTTCCTGGCCGTCGACTTCTTCGCTGCCTTCTCGGGGGTGCTGGCCTCCTCCGGCACCTCCTCGCCGCGTGCCTGCTTGGCCGCGGCGACCGACTTCTGCAGGGCCGCCAGCAGGTCGACGACCTCGCCGGAGCTCTTCGTGCTGGTCTCGGTGCGCTTGACCTCGCCGCCCTCGATCTTGGCCTTGACCAGGGCCTCGACGGCGTCGGCGTAGTCGTCCTCGAACTCGGTGGCGTCGAAGTCGCCGGCCAGCGTCTCGACGAGCATCTGGGCCATCTTGACCTCGGAGTCCTTGACCTCGCCCAGCTCGACGGAGAAGTCCGGCACCCGGATCTCGTCGGGCCACATCATCGTCTGGAGCACGATCACGTCACCGTTGTCGGTGGGGCGCACCCGCAGCACGGCCACCGACGTGCGCTGGCGCAGCGCGACGGTGACCACGGCCATCCGGTCCGACTCGACCAGCGCCTCGCGGAGCAGGGCGTACGCCTTGGCGCCGCTGGCGTCGGGCTCGAGGTAGTAGGACTTCTCGAAGAGCATCGGGTCGATCTGGTCGCTCGGCACGAACTTCTCCACGGAGATCTCGCGCGAGGAGGTGAGCGGGAGGTCCTTGAAGTCGTCGTCGGTGAGGATGACCATCTCGCCGTCCTCGGTCTCGTAGCCCTTGGCGATCTGGGAGTAGGGGACCTCCTCGCCGTCGATCGAGCAGATCCGCTGGTACTTGATGCGTCCGCCGTCAGCCTCGTGCACCTGCCGGAAGGAGACGTCGTGCGACTCGGTCGCCGAGTAGAGCTTGACCGGCACGTTGACCAGGCCGAACGAGACCGAGCCCTTCCAGATGGCACGCATGACGATCCTCCGTGCACCCGGGTCGCCCGGGTGTTCCCTCGACAGTGACTCGACAGTGAGAAGGCCAGTATCACCCACTGGGCCCATCGGGGAGGATGGGCGACATGCGCCCGATGCTCGCCACCCGCGGAGACCACGTGCCCGTCGGCGACGACTGGATCCACGAGGTGAAGTGGGACGGGATGCGCGTGATCGTCGAGGTGGCCGCCGGCCGCACCCGTCTGACCAGCCGCAACGGCAACGACGTGACCGGCGCCTTCCCCGAGCTGGCCACGCTCGAGGTGCCTGACCTGGTGCTCGACGGCGAGGTGGTCGCCTTCACCGACGGACGCCCCGACTTCGGCGCCCTGGCCACCCGGTTCCAGCGCCGTGGGCGCGGGGCGCTGCGCGGCGCCGAGGCGGTGCCGGCGACCCTGCTCGCCTTCGACGTCCTGCGCCTGGGTGAGCGCGACCTGCGGCGTGAGCCGCTGTCGGTGCGTCGCGAGCTGCTCGAGTCGTTGCACCTGGGCGACGACCAGGTGCAGGTGCCACCGACGTACGACGACGGGCAGATGCTGCTGGAGGCCACCCGGGCGCAGTCGCTGGAGGGGATCGTCTCCAAGCGGCTCGCCTCGCGCTACGAGGAGGGGGTCCGCAGCCGCAGCTGGCTGAAGTTCGCCCACCGCGCGCGCACCTCGTGGGTGGTCGGTGGCTGGCGCTTCGAGACCGGGTCGACGTCGCGGATCGGGGCGGTGCTGGTGGGGGAGCCGACCGAGGCGGGGTTCCTCTACCGCGGGCGTGTGGGGTCGGGGATCACCGGTCGCGTCGGCGTCGCGCTCAAGGAGACGCTGGAGGCGTACGCCGTCGACGCCAACCCGTTCGACGACGAGGTGCCTCGCCCCGACCGGCTCGGCACGCAGTGGGTGCGGCCCGAGGTGGTGGTCGACGTCGAGTCGCTGGGCTTCTCCTCCGGCGGGCGGCTGCGGCAGCCCTCCTTCCGCGGGGTGCGCGTCGACCTGTCCCCGGACGACCTGCGGAGCCAGTCGCGGGAGGCCGACGATGCCTGAGAAGTACGACAAGGCCGAGGTGCAGGTCGAGGTCGACGGGCGCCGCCTCACGATCAGCAGCCTCGACAAGGTGCTCTACCCGCGCACCGGCACCACCAAGGGCGAGGTGCTCCACTACTACGCCGCCATCGCGCCGGTGCTGCTGCCGCACCTGGCCGGGCGCTGCGTCACCCGGATCCGGTGGCCGCACGGGGTCGCCGACGGCAGCTTCTTCGAGAAGAACGTGCCCGGCGGCACGCCGTCGTGGGTGCACACCGCCGAGGTGCCGACGACCGGCTCGCGCACCGGCGCCGGCAGCGGCACGTTGCGCTTCCCGATCGTCGACGACGTCGCGACCCTGACCTGGCTGGCCAACCTGGCCGCCCTCGAGCTGCACGTGCACCAGTGGCGCGTCGACGAGCACGACCAGCCGCTGCCGCCGGACCGGTTGGTCATCGACCTCGACCCGGGTGAGCCGGCCACGCTGCACGAGTGTGCCCAGGTCGCGCTGCTGGTGCGGGAGGCGTTGCGCGAGCGCGGGCTGGAGAGCTGCCCCGTGACGAGTGGCTCCAAGGGCTGCACCTGTACGCCGGCCTCGACGGCGTGACGATCGACGACGAGGTCCCCGACAGCGACGTGGTCACGGCCTTCGCCAAGGAGGTGGCCGAGGAGCTGCAGGCCTCCCACGGCCAGCTGGTCACGGCGACGATGACGAAGTCACGTCGCGGCGGCAAGGTCTTCCTCGACTGGTCGCAGAATGCCGGCTCCAAGACGACGGTGTCGCCCTACTCGCTGCGCGGGCGGGAGCGGCCGACGGTGGCGACCCCGTTGACCTGGGACGAGGTGGCCCAGGTCGCCGACGACCCGTTGGCCTTCGAGCAGTTCACCGCCGAGGAGGTGCTGGCCCGGGTGGCCGAGCACGGCGACCTGCTCCAGCTCGACTGACGCTGCCTGTCTCCGGCGCTCAGCGGCCGCGGAGGCGGCGTACGAGGCCCACGCGCGGCGCGGCGAGGGTGGCGTCGACCAGCGACGCGAAGCGGTCGACGGTCTCGCTGCGGGTGCCGGCGTGACCGCGCTCCGGGCGGCCCTGCTGCCGGGTCTCGGCGACGGCAGCGCGCAGCTCGTCGAGGGTGCGGACCAGGCGGATGGTGCCCTCCTCGGCGAGCCGGGCGGTGAAGTCGACCTGGTGGCCGTCGACGTGCTCACCGAGGGCGGGGTCGCGCGGGGAGACCAGCGGGAGGTGGCGGCGGCGCGCGGCCTCCATGATCAGCCCGGGGCCGCCGTGGGTGATGACCACGTCGGCGTGGGTCAGCAGGTCGCCGAGCTCGCGGATGCCGAGGATGCGGCTGCCGTCGAGGTTGGCGGGCCGGTCGTCGGGCCACGTGGTGAAGCCGTGCTGGACGAACCACCGCTGGCCGTCCTCGGCGGCGAGGGTGGCCGCCCACTCGACCAGGCGGTCGTAGGGGTGGTGGTCGGTGCCGAGCAGCACGGCGACCTGCGGGTGCGCGGCCACGGTCACCACACCTTCCCGACGAGCACCGAGCCCGGGTAGAAGCGCTGCTGCTCGGGCCACTGCACGCAGAAGAGGTCGGTGACCGGGCGGCAGAGCCGGCCGGTCAGGGTGGGGGAGTCCACCCGGTCGATCACCTCGAGGTAGACGGTACGCGCCTGCGGTCCGGCGAGCCGGCGCAGCCAGAAGAACGGGACCGCCGCTCCGGCGCCGCTGGAGACGATGACGTCGGGGCGCTCGCGCCGCAGCAGGCGCAGGGCGAGCAGGGCGTTGCGCACGAGGTTGACCACGTTGCGCGTGGTGGGGGAGTGGGCGTAGGTGACCCGCTCGCCCTCCAGCTTGCTGACCGCGTCCTCGGTGTCGAAGGTGACCCAGTGGCGGTCGTGCTCCGACCACCA includes these proteins:
- a CDS encoding glycosyltransferase, with translation MAAHPQVAVLLGTDHHPYDRLVEWAATLAAEDGQRWFVQHGFTTWPDDRPANLDGSRILGIRELGDLLTHADVVITHGGPGLIMEAARRRHLPLVSPRDPALGEHVDGHQVDFTARLAEEGTIRLVRTLDELRAAVAETRQQGRPERGHAGTRSETVDRFASLVDATLAAPRVGLVRRLRGR
- a CDS encoding UDP-N-acetylglucosamine--LPS N-acetylglucosamine transferase, translated to MKVLLVCSSGGHLTHLTCLEQWWSEHDRHWVTFDTEDAVSKLEGERVTYAHSPTTRNVVNLVRNALLALRLLRRERPDVIVSSGAGAAVPFFWLRRLAGPQARTVYLEVIDRVDSPTLTGRLCRPVTDLFCVQWPEQQRFYPGSVLVGKVW